The DNA sequence ggctttatcattatttcatacttattattattttattattattgtttagcGGAGGTTGTGTTTGAATGGATAATCCGCAATGggttattttcaaaatttattgacCAATGATacagtatttataaaattaaacttaacgataattatttaaaagagcTACCGAACGAGTTAGAATACATTTTACTGTATTCTACAGTACAATCTATTTTAAATCTGAAGTTGGAttgtaagtaaataattactaaggaaaattaatgaaacagaagaaaaaaactaaATAGCTTTGgtcaatatatgtatacagggtgttacaaaaattgtggGACCAATTCTGCACCaatcaaatcaaatatttatttaattagttgTTACAGAATACAGAATAGTTCTTTTACAGAATACTACATCAGTCACCTTCTCAAACGTAAAGTTGAACCCCGCGTATGTGGTGGAGATCATCGCTGACTCTTATGGAGGATCAAGCTACCCGACAGGGATCGCCAAACGTCTCGACGATAAACACGCAAGTAGATAACTTTTATTGTTAAGTGGGTATTATCGtttagaaacttcaaaaattcgatcttttttcttttgtattattcttatCATTTGTGGTTTCGAGAAAgtgcctctaaaatattaatttgaaattcgtagagctcTCATAGTTACAGAGGCTTAAAGGCTGTTCACTAGTATTGGTgctaaatgtatagcaaactttaaacgcgtttttcgcgaaacgacatttttcatgTGTCGGACACATGTTTTTCTCATAAACTATTGGACCGACTGACTTCtggttttacacacatttcgagggcaccatcgcctatggtctgaactagaattataccgatagcttgaatattttagccctgctctcatattttagttgacaATTTCCCGGGAAAGttaaaccttaattttcaaacagctgcgattccgataaaaaatttagtacttgcttcattctagttcagacgacGACTACGTTCATATagattgagaaaaaaaatttgtttttctgtctcagaCAACTAGAACCGCCACAGCCTGTGCGCTCGATTGAACGAACGTCTCACGCCACAACCTGCATAACAGcgcataacttgtatagatttcaatcaagtatttcataaaaatttgtgtcgctagttgaaacgtgttttattatgcataaaaaaccctggtactgtaggtttgatagttttcgcaaaattaattcctgaacattactgaaaaaacaaacttttagACAATAATACCCCCTTGATAACTTAAAAGGTTGACTGGGTAATAGTATAATAAGCGAGTCAGTGGTCCGGTGGAAAAAAGGGATTTTATTGCCCGCAGTACTTTTCTGCACACGCCAATTTCAACGACAGTCATATGCTCACTGATTCTAGATGGCACTCGCTCTTTTTAGTTCGACAATTCCACAACATTGATATAACGCGTCAAGTCTGGACTAATTTTTCTCACAGGACAACAATACTACCTATACATTTGCATTATTTCTGTTGCAGCCATAAACATATTCTATCGCGTACTCATCGGAGTAGCTGTATCGATTGCAATTCTGATTCTAATTGGCACGGTTTCTTTCCAATACTACGAGCAAAGAAACAAACGTTTTTCGACGGAATGCACTCGTTTCGAGGTAAGCAATGTCATCTAAATActttttgaatatttgcaaagaaattgCATGTATTAATTGcacgtattaattttatctgaCAACGGTTAGTAGAATACTAggcaattattaataatattccattATGAAAATTACATGTCTTGAAACTCTGACATTCAATCGTTTGAAATTAAGAGGAATTCGAGTGCTAAAAtcttgttaaaaatgaataatctgtttaacacgttcactatGGCATAAGAATAAATTCgcatattcattattattgtgAACAATTATGAAGTTACACGTAGCTGGACTTCGTGGATTATCTTCGAACCAATACTTCTATACCGGTGAAAAATAGGATTCGAAAAGCAagtgaaaggaaaaattatttttaaaaagctaCACATAGTGACAGTCGAGTTTTCTCAAATTTGcttaaactttctttttgtaatcaaaCACGAGGGtctggaaaaatataaaaagacgtcctttcaacgaaaatttttattcttacatcatgtatgtattttttatttgtatgtcttatttattatcagcatatatataaatatcaattccattgatatactttatttaattttcttattcagagtaaatcaattattgtttaatatatttttagtagCCTTTCTTTCAAACTTCTTCGTGAACGATACTTTCCACTGGCGCAAGGAAACTTTAAAAAGAGGCACGAATGTGTTTAATTAGAAAGAATTGATAAAATCGAGTCTCCTGAAATTCACGTAACCCTTTAATGAGTTTGTAGTCCGATGCACAGACGTGAACGTGTTGAGGGGTAAGGCCACTCCAGGTCCCCCAAGAATAAActaatttcgagaattttgttcagaaaattaaaagcagtgaaaaagtattttattaaatgcgtATCAATGtgttaaacgaaatttttttttatatgttttttcttctaaaattgcCGCTTCGATACCAAAGAATTCAAAGAATCCTGTACCCGAGGCCTCAAACAGGCGAAAAGATTGAGCAGACAAATTTCAATCTGGAACAAGAAACCGAACGTTATGTCTAAGTACGTTGTAATAGCTAGTGGACGGCgtgtgaaaatttgaaaatgccgttttctcgaaaaatggtgcacaaataaaagaaaaaaaaaacaattactttccgaaaatttcatcgaaaaattgtaaaagaaaaagtttacaatttatcgtaaaattcATACGCTATTTACTAGATGATGTATTAAAGACGTCACCCTAAAAAATTTAGGAGAATCCGACAAGATTTGTAGCAGTTATCGTTTCGtccgatttgaaaaatgtagtttccaGAAAAGCGCGCTGTGTACTCGCCGCATGGTTGACGCGCGCTTACAAGATGCCTTGGGAAAACATTCGAAAACGACCTCTTTCAGATTTCCCCGAGCTATGAAATATTGCTTTTCTTATTCTTAAAGCTTTAAGGCaacatattaataaacaaacaaaaaatcgattcttcgAAATTTCTGGAGTGGCCTTACCCTTTAAATTGCTTCAGCAGGGTCTCAACCCGAAGGATACACCCCTAGAAAATGCAACGAAATTGCTGTGCAAAGATTTTGAGAATGACGTTAACAATACTTCGTTCGTACACGATAAATTCGAACTGTCGCCAAAAATGTTGACACTCGACAGTGTTATTGGTAGCGGAGCGTACGGAATCGTAAGGCTGGGCTCGTTGCGTGATAAATTCGGCAATGCTACAGACGTGGCGATCAAAATGCTCAAAGGTGTAACGACTGATCTATTTCGTAGCTTAAcacatgaatttattaaacatttaccAACGTTAAGAGACACTTTAACCCGTTGCGGTCTAGATTTTCTagattttttctaaaataaagaaatttcattccttttttttctgcatGCCTAAACACGATCGCTACCACAAATCATACGAATGTGAGAGCTatgatcgtttattttatgcaCGATACAAGTAAATCAAGTAATGGatgaaacaattatatcttgtgcttcttttctttcttatctATGTAATAATTTGAACGTTTAATGTTACGTCGCAGAGAATCCAAGCATGGACGATGTACAAAGttttcataaagaaatattgatgATGCAATGCACCGGTCAACATCAAAATATAGTGTCGTTGATCGGTTGGTGTGTTTTGTACAATCGAATGGTACTGGTGGTGGAGTATTGTTGCAAAGGGGATTTACAGACCTACTTGAGAACGGTGAGAGAATATTGTAGCATTTGCCTTCTCCaataaattatagtaaacAATGAAcagaggaattttttaaatatgtttgcaTTTAAACTGATGCTTGTGCCAgattaaaactttttaattttgttgaataataGTATCTCGTAATGATTCAAAATAGATATACTCCTTTGTTAAATGCTTGATGAATTTTTAGATATGGCAAAGTATAATGTGCGCTGCCTTTAATCAGAGAGAAAGGTTAAAAAATCACGAAGATCCATTCTCTAACGAATTGGATTCTTTAAATAGATCTGGTATTTACCATTTAGATGAATTAAAACGATGATGTAACAAATTTCCTGAATATATTTTGATGTTTTCTCTTGTTAATTAGGTGGAAACGACGGAAATTATCAAAACATTTGTGAAATTTCGAACCGTTTGTATGATATTCAACAAGGTAATTGGGCATTTATATGTATGAGCCTTCTCGTTTTCCAAACATATTCAACTTTAAATAAAGGTTTATAGTATCAATTTTCTCCGCTGTTTATTTCACGTAGTTGATCGGTTTTGTATCTGAAAGACTTGCATACGCATTGCaaatttgtttggattttatgtgaaattgtatttaaaaaatagtactTACCGTGTCTCatcttcgttaaataatttaacttcATTAATACTATGGcagatttgaatttataaataatttacatactgGGGATTGGCGCCATGTactcttaaatatattttgaacaattaaaCACAATACATTCGCCCGAATCAATAAacagaaagtaaaaaatttatcattttaatgctagattaatattttttctcgtttaattatattttttttccattgtaGACATAGGACAATGTACGGAAACGGTTACGGTAAATGATTTGCTAAATTTTGCAAGACAAATTGCCACAGGAATGgtaataaagtatttatttatttatttattcatattgaCTTATAACGTTATCAtaccatttattaaattcattgacCCTGTACATGTGACGTGAGGATGTAGTATTTGCCGTTATCATTCTGAAGTCTTCCTCATTAATGCAATTAAAAGTACatattctttttcatattgattataatgttatcatataatttattaaatttattgacCCTGTACATGAAAcgtaaatttgattaatcTCAGAGTGCAGTACTTACCGTTATCATTAAGTCTTGCTGACTAATACAATTGttagattaattatttaatcattcgtTATCACCTTCTCATTGTTCAATCGTCTTGTACATCTAATTTGACTGAACATCTAAAAACTGAAAAACGATTTACAGGAATTTCTGTCTTCGAATCGAATAATACATCGTGATTTGGCAGCGCGTAACGTATTAATATGCGAGGGTGGAATCGCAAAAATTTCAGACTTCGGCCTTAGCCGCGACATTTATCAAGAGAACTTGTATAAAAAGAAGGGAAATGGCAAGTTGCCTGTGAAGTGGATGGCAATCGAAGCCTTGACACATCAACTTTACACAACACAGAGCGACGTGTAAGTTAGCTGATTAATCAtaagtatttacaaaataaatttcataaattaaattcacaaaataaattctatataatttattttcatgagtttattaatttttttcaacacCATTTGAATTACTTGATTGTTCCGCGAGTGGATGTTTCCTATTTCTCTTATTAGCTGCCTGTTTCTATTTCAGATGGTCTTTCGGTATTTTACTGTGGGAAATTGTTACCATGGGGGCTGTCCCATATCCAGGAATTCCTACTGATACCATTTTGAAACTTCTGAAGTCTGGTTACAGGATGGAACGACCGCTGAGCTGTGGAAtcgaattgtaaatattatatttaaaatacaattttaaattacaaaattaatttgttaaatatacatatctcagtcttattttaaaatttgataacagAATGTTTACCTTAACGCAGTGTTTTCCAAATTAAGAGGGCACGAGCCTTGGCGTGGTATTTCAGTCTCAAATAAATAGGAAGAAAACATTCATTGAAAtgtgaataatttaacatttcttctGGGTTTCAGAGTGGCTTCTAAAAGATTTGGAGACCACTGCCTTTACAAGATTACTGagcaatttgtttatttacatttcattctatTATAGAATCACCAAGCAATAGAACAAATGGTGATTCATCTAATAATTAAGAGTAGCAGagttaatgaatttttatctctttcTTTGCAGGTATAGTATTATGCTTTCTTGCTGGAATTCACGACCTCAGAGTAGACCCACGTTTACggaattaaaagaaagtatagACAAATTGCTTTCCTCTTATGCAGATAGCAAATACATGATCCTGAGTGAAGTTTCACGGGATCAAGACCCGGCTCGTGTACTTATGGCATAAGAGTAATCAATAGCTGCAATCGAGCCAAACAGTCAAcgttcaaataatattcaatgcATAATTCGTCTAGTCTAattactgaaataatttatgcgCGAATTTGGTTTTCAAAGTATTTTACATCAAACGTgagaaagaaattacaaataataaagagcctttattttaaacttttataaaacttttatcCCGTCAAactataattttcattatgaaaTTCCACTTTGACGGCTTGCGCTCCTTAATTAAAGAATCGCAACAAAAGGTACAAAAGCAAGGAACAGGTGTGGAACGTTACATACCATGTGcaaaatcgtttattttctaattgtaCGTACAATAATCTGTGGTATAACTTCttttcatatacatatgtgtgtatatacaaTATCTTACTCTCGACCTTAAGAACTCAGGcgtaaatacataaaaataactaAGGCTGTACCATATTTGTTCATGGTTACTCGACTGACAGTAACAATATTACACACAGCACATCGATACCATGCCAACCATTTTCGTTTCTACCTCTCACTTACTCGACGATCGATCATTTCGTATTAACCGATTAAACGCTCagcattcttttgtttttgttcaCTAAAGTAATTCGATCGACGAATCGAGCGAACGGAAATCATGTTCACGCGAAATTCCTGTGCGATCTACGTTTCGGAAATTGAGGGGCTCTATGAGGAACTCGGTTTGTCCGTTTTCTTATCagaattgtaaatatagaaatttatacacGGTACACGGTGCTATTACGAAAGGAACTGTCGTCGTTTCTTCCTTCGATGCGCTCGGGATCGCTCGACTCCTCGATCAGGAGTAGCAAAAGTCTATTCGAAATTGATGGATGGCAAGTGAAGAGCATCGCAAAACGCGTGTTTTGTAATCTAAGCTCTACGTATGTTCGACATCGCTAAATCAATCGCTCCgttaaaatactaaaaattgatatgaaaAGAGGAACTCTCTCTAACCCATGGAGCCTAATTCATTTGATAGATCCTCGTTCAGTATCACCGATTAGCTTTGTCACTTACCGCGGTTTTTAAGcgtcgatgaaatatttaacaaaatatacttatcaatacataaacattttaagaaaacaacaaaaaatgtgaTAGAAAACGTACACTGCATGGAATTAAAGACTGAACATCACGTTTATAAAGTATacattcgatttttttcagtTACTGTTACATTCaactaatattatttttttttttttttttttatacaatccACTAATTCGTTAGCAGGCATTCAATATGCACTCGTTATTTCTAAGCGCTTTCCTTAgaaaattcgttgaaaaaatgaCGAGCATGAAATGTGACTGAAAAAGTAACGGCGAACCGACTTTACGCTATACAATTTTCGTATCTTTCATTTGCGTCAAAGAACAATGTgtgttcattttttgtttgagtatcagttattgttattgtttgtGTTCGATCTGATATATTTGCTATCGTTACAAATGTTTCGTATGGAAGAAGTAAAAGCATTTTGCGGTATTAGAATATGCGATTAACCCCTgaaagtatattattaaatgtagtaTACTATAACGATTTCATGTAATGGTGATGGTAATAAAACATGGATGATGTATgagaatttttgaatatttgaaagttGGACCAGATAGGTACAGTTCTCGCTTATAAgtctttaaaatacatataatacattcaTTGAAAGTCTTCCaaggaatattaattacatttgaatacagcaacaataattaatcttcTGTGCGCCAAGAATGtgaattctttaaaacatgtttCCTTTATAGTAAAAGTAATTCATTTACGTGTTTCTCactaaattttctttgcaattcaCGTGTTATCGCATAGAAAATTGTTGTGCGACGCACGAATTGTTCCGTAAGAAACATCTTATTCaacttgtatttttaatttccagttGCGTATAAAGTTGCTCGAGACTTCCAAAGGACGCACGTTTCTTCTTTACATTATTACTTTACAGATGCATGATGTCTAATCTCTAAACTGATAAATTCCTTCGATAATGTAAATTCAGTTTCGTGATAAACGTGAATACTCGTGAGGAAATTTGCTAAgtgtaaaatgaaactttgctCGGGTGAAGTTTGGAGTGAACAAAGGAGATTTATCTTTTTCTCGAGGGATATTCttctagaaaaatttgtttaataatagaCTTTCATTGAATACTATCTTCTGCCACCCGCTAACGCCGCTGTAAAGAATGACATTGCTTACGTAATTACACAATCTGCCTATACAGCATAATAAAGAGTATCAGTTATATGTATCGTAataatctaaatataaatgtaaatttaacaaaaacattaTTCGATTGATAAATTCCTTAATCTTTTAAGGAGCCGAAAATCACAGGCAATGTAGTCTTTATATCGATAGAATATACCGATAGGAATTTCATGATTGGCATTCTTACTGCCACTCGGTTTTACTTTCGATGCTACCTATATCAGATACTATCATTCCTGTTAATTAAAGTATCTTCTTTGTCAACTGGTGGTGGGCCGGTGGTTAAAGTGTTACTTGGACCAGCCGTTAAATAACCAGCGGACACCGGCGTTCCAGCTATGAATttgcaatatatatttaaacatttgatATACAACATATCGGGTGACACATTGCACGCGTATCTTACCAGTAAGGTAGCCAGAATTAGTAGAATTGGAAAGGAAGAGATCATGCCGCTGATCTTTGTATTCCGCCCAGACACTCGACTTTTCTAGTATAGCATTCACTTTCTCTCCTAACAACAAACTTCTAGTCATTGCTTTTAAAGCTTTAACTATTTGAGCTTTGGTTGTTGCAGGATTTTCGATAGCGTCTAATCGCCCCTCTAATATATTCAACAGATAAGGTACCATGTCGGCATCCAATGcctaaataataaagttttacataaaaatagtGTATTTTCTCCTAGAACACTGCAAATTTGTtagttaacacgttgaccgccacGTTATTCACGTATGGGTGACAAGAATTTTCACCGaggaagtaaataaattaattctaaacacgAGGTGTTCAAGAAAATTAGTCCGGATAGAATCAGTACAGATGTTGAATTACGtcatttctaattgtataaaaatgtaattttaaccTCGTAGGAATTCTCACGGTAATTAGTGCGGTAGCGAACGTGTTAAGCGCGGGTGAAACGTAAAAATCTGGAAGAGGGGTAAAATATTAGTTAAAGGCAGACAGTAGCAACTCACCTGTTTTATAAGTCTATCCTCGTTAGTTGAAAATAACCTATGCAACGTTTCGCACGCTACAGCGATCATATCTCTTCTAGATTGCATAGCATGTTTCAACGGGCTTATGCATTCCGTTTGACAAATCGACGATATACAAGTCTGAAGGTTGTACACGTAGTTTAAGTATCAACGAATAGCGTcgtgtatttaatataaactaCATCGACGAACTTACCTCGCTCGTTGCTAATTGATGAAGTATTAAAATCGCAGTTTTGTACACGGATGGTTGATTATTTTGCATCGCCATTTGTCGGCAGAGTCTAGGTATGTGGCCTAACGATGGAACGTGGTCTGCTAAACTTGGTTGTGCTTGGAGGAGACATACTAATGCTTGTGTTGTCAATTCCAACATATCCGgctatttacagaaatattatcaaataagATTTTAATctgcataaaaaaaagaaaaaaaaaagggaataggaaaaaagaaatttgtccacCAAAAAGCGGTCAAATTTCTTATTCGTGGGCAGGTCGATCGTACACCTACATCAGTTTTTTCTTTGGACATAAACGTCAATGTCGTGTCCATAAGTTCGCTCAAAAATTCTTTAGGTTTCCTAAGAGCCCACGCAGGACTCGCTATAAATAATCTGAGATATACACCTCCCACTACAGGTTCGTTTGTTGCTATATCGATATTACTCTGAGTCTCGGGTAACTTTAATACAGCATTAGGATTTCTCCTCTGCAACGCGTAATATCTGGAAGAAATTATGCTCCGTATAAATTGACAGGATAATCAAGAAGACGTGCGTATTTTCGAGCAACGTTCACATACTCGTCTTTTAATTCTGTTACGATCCTAGAAGCTCTAGCTTTGGCATTATCATCCCAAATCAGTTCAGGATTCtcgtgtttcgtttcgaacatGTGCACGCACTGTTTAGGGGCATCTCGTATCGCCTCGCTAAATAATCTCGGCAAAAATTTCGACAAGTCCAGTTTTACTTTCGGCCCAGCTAATTTGTCCGACGACATTTTCCCAAGCATTTCCGCGGCCGCTTCGCGTATTTGAGTATTACTTGAATTACAGAATAGATCGAGAACATAGACGACGGCTCCTAAAAATTCCCACAATCTTTGTTTTAAAGGAGATAATAAGATACAGGTATAGTATTGGGTGTGTGCGAATGTTCCTGCGTTTTTCGAAAACCCGTTTTCCTTCGGATTATTGACATTACAGACC is a window from the Hylaeus volcanicus isolate JK05 chromosome 7, UHH_iyHylVolc1.0_haploid, whole genome shotgun sequence genome containing:
- the LOC128879180 gene encoding tyrosine-protein kinase receptor torso-like isoform X2, which translates into the protein MHRLLLFWAIAGLAFAYQELSPLIECLMTSFNETYQNACNKYVNEIDLYLQVDRDTIADPSLHCTGNDVMMIKFNPGMYIIEQRMHEHNWTSVKATKGSLATFTNLSSSTDYQFRFYEISEDGVSNPQTSDIFSTYKTDYVPLAVKNISLLNLEPDECNLHAEFSFEPAEDRSCRYDVVIWRGEHDLEDFVMENKPEFRFKVGNLMFNRNSSVTIVSVNNRKNDTGRSLDKSKYIVTEPCLTYYPNNLTICAPEMVKGLQATHIYRYGDFYDLNVSWDKPELEPDNYTVQVEVGDEQEYYLRVVPGNTTSVTFSNVKLNPAYVVEIIADSYGGSSYPTGIAKRLDDKHATINIFYRVLIGVAVSIAILILIGTVSFQYYEQRNKRFSTECTRFEGLNPKDTPLENATKLLCKDFENDVNNTSFVHDKFELSPKMLTLDSVIGSGAYGIVRLGSLRDKFGNATDVAIKMLKENPSMDDVQSFHKEILMMQCTGQHQNIVSLIGWCVLYNRMVLVVEYCCKGDLQTYLRTIWQSIMCAAFNQRERLKNHEDPFSNELDSLNRSGGNDGNYQNICEISNRLYDIQQDIGQCTETVTVNDLLNFARQIATGMEFLSSNRIIHRDLAARNVLICEGGIAKISDFGLSRDIYQENLYKKKGNGKLPVKWMAIEALTHQLYTTQSDVWSFGILLWEIVTMGAVPYPGIPTDTILKLLKSGYRMERPLSCGIELYSIMLSCWNSRPQSRPTFTELKESIDKLLSSYADSKYMILSEVSRDQDPARVLMA
- the LOC128879180 gene encoding tyrosine-protein kinase receptor torso-like isoform X1; its protein translation is MHRLLLFWAIAGLAFAYQELSPLIECLMTSFNETYQNACNKYVNEIDLYLQVDRDTIADPSLHCTGNDVMMIKFNPGMYIIEQRMHEHNWTSVKATKGSLATFTNLSSSTDYQFRFYEISEDGVSNPQTSDIFSTYKTDYVPLAVKNISLLNLEPDECNLHAEFSFEPAEDRSCRYDVVIWRGEHDLEDFVMENKPEFRFKVGNLMFNRNSSVTIVSVNNRKNDTGRSLDKSKYIVTEPCLTYYPNNLTICAPEMVKGLQATHIYRYGDFYDLNVSWDKPELEPDNYTVQVEVGDEQEYYLRVVPGNTTSVTFSNVKLNPAYVVEIIADSYGGSSYPTGIAKRLDDKHATINIFYRVLIGVAVSIAILILIGTVSFQYYEQRNKRFSTECTRFEQGLNPKDTPLENATKLLCKDFENDVNNTSFVHDKFELSPKMLTLDSVIGSGAYGIVRLGSLRDKFGNATDVAIKMLKENPSMDDVQSFHKEILMMQCTGQHQNIVSLIGWCVLYNRMVLVVEYCCKGDLQTYLRTIWQSIMCAAFNQRERLKNHEDPFSNELDSLNRSGGNDGNYQNICEISNRLYDIQQDIGQCTETVTVNDLLNFARQIATGMEFLSSNRIIHRDLAARNVLICEGGIAKISDFGLSRDIYQENLYKKKGNGKLPVKWMAIEALTHQLYTTQSDVWSFGILLWEIVTMGAVPYPGIPTDTILKLLKSGYRMERPLSCGIELYSIMLSCWNSRPQSRPTFTELKESIDKLLSSYADSKYMILSEVSRDQDPARVLMA